In Pasteurella dagmatis, the sequence TCGCCCACCAGAATTGTTAGAGTGCGGTGCGAATCAAGCGATTTTACAGCAAGATATGTTTGCACATTATCCCGTGGCAAACGTGAATTTACCTCGACCAAGCCAAGATTATTCTGCAAATTGGTTAATTTCAATCTTAGATCAAGCGTGCTATCAACAAAAACGTGAAGCGGGTGTTGTGCATATCAATGTACCATTTGCCGAGCCACTTTATGATGCTAAACCAGAAGAGGTGGATTTACATCCTTGGCTTGCCAATATTCAACGTTGGTTGAGCCAATCTAAACCTTGGGTTGAGCATCAACCGCAACACACAGAAGTGGTAATGCACGCAAATTGGGATCATTGGCGTACAAAACATGGTGTGATTGTCGTTGGACGTTTACCAACAGAGCAATCAATGGGCATTATTGCTTGGGCAAATACAATGGGCTGGGTTGTGTTGACTGATATTCAATCTGGCACAGAAGCTAGCTTGCCTTATGCGGATATTTGGTTAGCAAACCAAACAGTAAAACAAAAGTTGTTACAAGCTGATATTGTGATTCAATTTGGTTCGGGCTTTATCAGCAAACGTGTTAATCAGTTTTTAGCTGAATTTAAAAATGAATATTGGATTGTGGAACAAACCCATAAATTAGTGGATCCTGTTCATCATTTACATACTCGTTTTAATGCCAAAGTGCATCATTGGTTGCGAGCGCATCCGCCACTTCGTCAAAAACCTTGGTTACTTGAACCTCTTGCTTTATCGAAGTTTTGTGCAAGTTTTATTGAGCAACAAGTCGGAGGGAACTTAAATGAAGCATCATTAGCACATCATGTTGACCGCATTTTGCCACATAATGGCATTCTGTTTTTAGGTAACAGCTTGTTTGTACGTTTAGTTGATGCATTGGCAAAATTACCAGAAGGCTATCCAATTTATACCAACCGTGGTGCAAGTGGAATTGATG encodes:
- the menD gene encoding 2-succinyl-5-enolpyruvyl-6-hydroxy-3-cyclohexene-1-carboxylic-acid synthase, with the protein product MSVSVFNRCWSKVILETLLRQGVSHFCIAPGSRSTPLTLEAVRLQESGRAVCHTHFDERGLGFFALGLAKVTKKPVTVIVTSGTAAANLYPAVIEARQTGINLILLTADRPPELLECGANQAILQQDMFAHYPVANVNLPRPSQDYSANWLISILDQACYQQKREAGVVHINVPFAEPLYDAKPEEVDLHPWLANIQRWLSQSKPWVEHQPQHTEVVMHANWDHWRTKHGVIVVGRLPTEQSMGIIAWANTMGWVVLTDIQSGTEASLPYADIWLANQTVKQKLLQADIVIQFGSGFISKRVNQFLAEFKNEYWIVEQTHKLVDPVHHLHTRFNAKVHHWLRAHPPLRQKPWLLEPLALSKFCASFIEQQVGGNLNEASLAHHVDRILPHNGILFLGNSLFVRLVDALAKLPEGYPIYTNRGASGIDGLLATAAGIGIGANQPVVAMIGDLSALYDINSLALFKKVSQPTIIFVINNNGGAIFDMLPVESGVKDKYYRMPHHLEFSQLASTFDLKYARPYTWADLGSVLKVAYSRRETTLIEIKVSASDGSNIYKRLIEQISYAVIGDN